One stretch of Periplaneta americana isolate PAMFEO1 chromosome 1, P.americana_PAMFEO1_priV1, whole genome shotgun sequence DNA includes these proteins:
- the LOC138702990 gene encoding splicing regulatory glutamine/lysine-rich protein 1-like: MATENLKERITQLDELDVYIADARSRIMSVLNFLDWDVDKLQENSREMVACPLNSEHRVPRDTLEKHIASCSWRKEGYGDDDIPLPESCGPGENKIVIDKELRTSIIREAVSVDPILKTGVPAEGVDDRPIPKTMNRIVSDFTPDERRILYDYAVSKTKAAPTVKVEELQMPLQKEEKQRPKTFIERLAEERDAKRRKVSKKVHTNRKSHVEIMREVIQNQMELYEDFLKQENEELNENENKKDSDHEEQKHISPGRRDSLKKSTHFYEDGEGWKRNDDLPSPRRRNEVYQSHRTEEKWVRKPPYDRKDSEGSMRSYHGDTDRSHRKYSYRESEEKDCDREYEDRHHKKYKNSIDYTSQPRRSYHDRSSSYDSQSRKEYRNKSSSRDDHTGHRHRKNYDSSDSEKNRHEGYSYKEDMKHKYGNSERDSARKSSAHEWEYSRRHRSEYTEEMNDDRDKYRRNDKRNKQLKRRHESRSSSDSNTSSDSEKRKKNRVAESAVLHSKDKHYQDEVPGFEPGPYRSQYKEKSKASSSRDKEDDDSERSYVLKRSRNSECPPEAYSSSGYDGVCGIDDSRTEGAKRSPQYKHSFDWRNSVSSHDSETRHVKHKKKKKKKKRKHKKKEKRSPPDVHESHHSSDDYSC, encoded by the exons ATGGCAACAGAGAATTTAAAAGAGCGGATAACTCAGCTTGACGAATTAGATGTCTATATTGCCGATGCGCGGAGTAGAATTATGTCAGTTTTGAACTTCCTTGATTGGGATGTTGATAAATTACAAGAGAAT tccAGAGAAATGGTTGCTTGCCCACTGAATAGTGAACATCGTGTTCCAAGAGATACGTTAGAGAAACACATTGCTTCATGTTCATGGAGGAAGGAAGGATATGGGGATGATGATATACCTCTTCCTGAAAGCTGTGGGCCTGGagaaaacaaaattgttatag ATAAAGAACTGAGGACAAGTATAATTCGGGAAGCTGTATCAGTGGATCCAATTTTGAAGACAG GTGTGCCTGCTGAGGGCGTGGATGATCGTCCAATTCCCAAAACCATGAATAGAATTGTATCTGATTTCACTCCGGATGAAAGAAGAATATTGTACGATTACGCTGTGTCCAAGACAAAGGCAGCACCAACCGTGAAGGTAGAGGAGCTTCAGATGCC attacaaaaagaagaaaagcaaCGTCCTAAGACTTTCATAGAGCGACTGGCAGAGGAACGGGATGCTAAGAGGCGTAAAGTGAGCAAGAAAGTACACACCAATCGCAAGAGTCATGTCGAG ATTATGCGAGAAGTAATACAGAATCAAATGGAATTGTATGAAGATTTCTTGAAACAAGAAAATGAAGAATTgaacgaaaatgaaaataaaaaagacagtgaCCATGAAGAACAGAAACACATTTCTCCCGGCAGGAGggattcattaaaaaaaagtacaCATTTTTATGAGgatggagaaggatggaaaagAAATGACGATCTTCCGTCTCCAAGGAGACGAAATGAAGTTTATCAGTCACATAGAACAGAAGAGAAATGGGTAAGAAAGCCTCCATATGACAGAAAAGACAGTGAAGGAAGCATGAGGAGTTACCATGGTGACACAGATAGATCTCACAGGAAATATTCATACAGAGAAAGCGAGGAAAAAGACTGTGACAGAGAATATGAGGACAGACACCACAAAAAGTACAAGAATTCAATTGATTATACATCACAACCGAGGAGGAGCTATCACGATAGATCGAGCAGCTATGATTCACAGAGTAGAAAAGAGTATAGGAATAAATCAAGCAGCAGAGATGATCATACAGGACATAGGCACAGGAAAAACTATGACAGCAGTGACTCAGAAAAGAATAGACATGAAGGATACTCGTACAAAGAAGATATGAAGCACAAATATGGGAATTCTGAGAGAGATAGTGCGAGAAAATCTAGTGCACATGAGTGGGAATACAGCAGAAGACATCGGTCTGAATATACAGAAGAAATGAATGATGACAGGGATAAGTACAGACGTAACGACAAAAGAAATAAACAGTTGAAAAGGAGACATGAGTCTCGATCTTCGTCAGACAGTAATACCAGTTCAGATTccgaaaagaggaagaagaatagggTTGCAGAATCGGCAGTGTTACATTCTAAAGACAAGCATTACCAAGATGAGGTGCCTGGCTTTGAACCTGGTCCTTACAGATCGCAGTACAAAGAAAAGTCGAAAGCTTCATCCTCAAGAGACAAAGAAGATGATGATAGTGAAAGATCGTATGTGTTGAAGAGGAGTAGAAATTCTGAATGCCCTCCAGAAGCGTATTCCAGTAGCGGGTATGACGGAGTATGTGGGATCGATGATAGTAGAACAGAAGGGGCTAAAAGATCTCCACAGTACAAGCATAGTTTTGACTGGCGAAATTCTGTCAGTTCTCATGACAGTGAGACCCGGCACGTTAAgcacaagaagaaaaagaagaagaagaaaaggaagcataagaagaaggagaaaagatCTCCTCCCGATGTACATGAGAGCCATCATTCCAGTGATGATTATAGTTGTTAA